A genomic segment from Acidobacteriota bacterium encodes:
- a CDS encoding endonuclease/exonuclease/phosphatase family protein — MTDQTPFRRTEENNQPLINALKDFSTFKELRASEIYQRHQSKLAELFNTPRIYRAEATKPRLQSFLRVAVWNIERGRELDGIIDVLNHHPVLQYADLLLLNELDDGMARSNNINVARELGRAISAHAIYGVEYLEFTKGTGKELHLADDNTAALHGNAILTRYDFANPQIARLSRCENNFESAEKRLGGRLCILTDIAIGSANFLASTAHLDVVNTPRCRARQLQSAIAAIEARRQSGANPIAKIILGGDFNTHTFARGGKLRALKNTARILGTSPAWLRRSLMKKEPAILELGHRGFAVDQFNDHEPTSYSIVSSLDDKSSLPAPVRWWAMRRIGHAGLKLDLRLDWLAARGFRALQDGEIIDAATGVQSICPQTIKNLSYEGRALADHDPIVADMLW; from the coding sequence ATGACCGACCAGACACCATTCCGACGAACCGAAGAAAATAATCAACCGTTAATCAACGCCCTTAAAGACTTTTCAACCTTTAAAGAACTGCGCGCTTCTGAAATCTATCAACGCCATCAATCAAAGCTTGCGGAACTCTTCAACACCCCGCGCATCTATCGCGCAGAGGCGACGAAACCGCGCCTGCAATCATTTTTGCGGGTTGCGGTCTGGAACATCGAACGCGGCAGAGAACTTGACGGCATCATCGACGTCTTAAATCATCATCCGGTTTTGCAATACGCCGATTTGCTGCTGCTCAATGAACTCGATGACGGCATGGCGCGCTCAAACAATATCAATGTTGCGCGTGAACTCGGTCGCGCCATTTCCGCGCACGCGATTTATGGCGTTGAGTACCTCGAATTCACCAAAGGCACGGGCAAAGAATTGCACTTAGCCGACGACAACACCGCGGCATTGCATGGCAATGCAATTTTGACGAGGTATGATTTCGCCAATCCGCAAATCGCCAGGCTGTCGCGTTGTGAAAACAATTTTGAAAGCGCCGAAAAACGCCTCGGCGGGCGGTTGTGCATCCTGACCGACATTGCAATCGGAAGTGCTAATTTTTTAGCATCAACGGCGCATCTGGATGTCGTCAACACGCCGCGTTGTCGGGCGCGGCAACTTCAATCGGCAATCGCCGCAATCGAAGCGCGTAGGCAATCCGGCGCAAATCCTATCGCCAAAATTATTCTCGGCGGCGATTTCAATACGCACACCTTTGCGCGTGGCGGCAAACTGCGCGCTCTGAAAAATACTGCAAGAATACTCGGCACCAGTCCCGCGTGGCTCCGCCGCAGTTTGATGAAAAAAGAACCGGCAATCCTTGAACTGGGGCATCGCGGCTTTGCGGTTGATCAATTCAACGACCACGAGCCGACCAGTTATTCCATTGTCTCTTCGCTTGATGATAAAAGTTCGCTGCCCGCGCCGGTACGCTGGTGGGCGATGCGGCGCATCGGACATGCGGGACTCAAACTCGATTTGCGGTTGGACTGGTTGGCGGCGCGCGGGTTTCGCGCTTTGCAAGATGGCGAAATTATTGATGCGGCAACCGGTGTTCAAAGTATCTGCCCGCAAACTATTAAAAACCTTTCATACGAAGGCAGAGCGCTTGCCGACCACGACCCGATTGTCGCGGATATGCTCTGGTAA
- a CDS encoding tetratricopeptide repeat protein, producing the protein MKTYRLAFGLVVFILIAFSVEAEAKDKWLNLQTKNFNVVSNADEGATRDLLLKLEQFRAAFAKIFRAQNTTPITLMVFKSDDSFKPFKPLYNGKPANLSGYFQRSADEDIIALNIDAKSEEFPLAVIFHEYTHYLTSRAPRRWPAWLNEGIAEVYSTFLVNKNKVTLGSASANRLLFLRDKKMLSLKELFNVGQDSPIYNERDKQSIFYAQSWALVHYLMLGDKLARQPQLTQFVRLINEGANTEAAFLQIFKTDFATVEKNLRDYVNLNAYTIVTYTLDSIEGEKEVTSRPLSDAEIQYYLGNLLLRTQRLDESEEYFKQAIALDANFAAPYEGMGFAALRKNNFPASQQYFKQAVERGSKNYLTHFYYAQELYNDSLRTTRDIKSATYKSIVDSLKTSISLSPYYAHARALLAHVYMLDTDKQNLALQEMKTALALEPQNAEFRRRLAEMQLFMRDFAAARKTLEPMLASDDAQAKSSAERLLKAIDAQEKFIAESKERNANVTTPNSPPTDGRVYEESPQQRVLIPPRVADLIAQSQNLSGVITAIECKGNTMVMTLKDGAKLAKFFIADYDKIPMFSRKGFYDVQFVCGANKIPAVIYFKPSSDKRVNGEAVVIEIVN; encoded by the coding sequence GTGAAAACTTATCGCCTTGCCTTCGGGCTTGTTGTATTTATTCTCATTGCTTTTTCTGTAGAAGCTGAAGCCAAAGACAAATGGCTCAATCTGCAAACCAAAAATTTCAATGTCGTCAGCAATGCCGATGAAGGCGCGACCCGCGACCTGTTGCTTAAACTCGAACAGTTTCGCGCCGCCTTTGCCAAAATTTTTCGGGCGCAAAATACCACACCGATTACCTTGATGGTATTTAAAAGCGACGATTCCTTTAAACCGTTCAAACCGCTTTACAACGGCAAACCCGCCAATCTCTCAGGCTATTTTCAACGCTCGGCAGACGAAGACATTATCGCGCTGAACATTGATGCGAAAAGCGAAGAGTTTCCGCTGGCGGTGATTTTTCACGAATACACTCACTATCTGACGAGCCGCGCGCCGCGGCGTTGGCCCGCCTGGCTCAACGAAGGAATTGCCGAAGTCTATTCGACCTTTCTGGTGAACAAAAATAAAGTCACGCTGGGTTCGGCAAGCGCCAATCGCCTTTTATTTTTGCGCGATAAAAAAATGCTCAGCCTCAAGGAACTGTTCAATGTCGGGCAGGACTCGCCAATTTATAATGAACGCGACAAGCAGAGCATTTTTTACGCGCAATCATGGGCGTTGGTGCATTACCTGATGCTTGGCGATAAACTGGCGCGACAGCCGCAGTTGACTCAGTTCGTGCGCCTGATTAATGAAGGCGCAAATACCGAAGCCGCATTTTTGCAAATCTTCAAAACCGATTTCGCGACGGTTGAAAAAAATCTGCGCGATTATGTCAACCTCAACGCTTATACGATTGTCACTTACACGCTCGATAGCATCGAAGGCGAAAAAGAGGTAACATCGCGCCCGCTTTCAGACGCCGAAATTCAATATTATTTAGGCAACCTGCTGTTGAGAACCCAGCGCCTTGATGAGAGCGAAGAATATTTCAAACAGGCGATTGCTTTGGATGCGAACTTTGCCGCGCCTTATGAAGGAATGGGTTTTGCCGCGCTTCGTAAAAACAATTTTCCAGCCTCGCAACAATATTTCAAACAGGCGGTCGAACGTGGATCAAAAAATTACCTGACGCATTTTTATTATGCGCAGGAACTCTATAACGATTCGTTGCGAACCACACGCGATATAAAATCCGCTACTTATAAATCCATCGTTGATTCGCTGAAAACTTCCATCAGCCTCAGTCCCTATTATGCTCATGCGCGCGCCCTGCTTGCGCATGTTTATATGCTGGATACAGACAAGCAAAATCTCGCATTGCAGGAGATGAAAACGGCGCTTGCCTTGGAGCCGCAAAATGCCGAGTTTCGTCGGCGGTTGGCAGAAATGCAACTGTTCATGCGTGATTTTGCGGCGGCGCGAAAAACTCTGGAACCGATGCTGGCTTCCGATGATGCGCAGGCGAAAAGTTCGGCTGAACGATTATTGAAAGCCATTGACGCGCAGGAAAAATTCATTGCCGAAAGCAAAGAGCGCAATGCCAATGTGACAACACCTAACAGCCCGCCAACCGATGGCAGAGTTTACGAAGAGTCCCCGCAACAAAGAGTTTTGATTCCGCCACGAGTTGCTGACCTCATTGCCCAGTCGCAAAACCTGAGTGGGGTGATTACTGCCATCGAATGCAAAGGCAATACGATGGTAATGACCTTAAAAGATGGCGCGAAACTGGCAAAATTTTTCATCGCTGATTACGACAAAATTCCCATGTTCAGCCGCAAAGGGTTCTACGATGTGCAATTCGTTTGCGGAGCAAATAAAATTCCTGCGGTGATTTATTTCAAGCCTTCAAGTGATAAACGGGTCAATGGCGAAGCGGTGGTGATTGAGATAGTCAATTGA
- a CDS encoding OmpA family protein: MRIGRVQLGPGAIILILALMGGLVYVGLQQLGILEKLSSNSNQNKNGTAGQILDKPEDLSKIALGNLPPSSVSPPTRTNDNPPVKIGIWTWQTVSGLIDAVGGPGKSGDHLDSCLCQAGITNTELIVENDTSKQVQALAAGQMQLVTTTGDQAAVDINGANQLLRGNKAKVIWSSGYSFGEDCLMGPESWKKDPQLARGALVVTAVPYCDWNVTVNWAADNQIPVNADEQVYDPDAINFVNATDHIEAATKFTQNAKVNLRNKATGRTEAYEINAVATWTPGDVMAVKGRPAVNYKGVNEKLQKIVSTKEYSYMMPQILFGNADWLNQHREYVKTLLRCIARSNEKIKTDPDYFKNRVAPLNAVVFNMEGMGPTFWNTYFNNTVENGVPLGGSRVNNIAEVRHLFGMDSNTPIANTIFGITYSDHAKRLRKLLPDRLSNYATVEQVVDTSFIRDITDERSTTGVYTASFDQGQSQGKVVQANFQIRFDSGSAKIKPSEMAQLQEIRSLLIRASDTKVSIEGHTDSVGDFATNVQLSLARANSVWQWLKDSDTTGVNISDRRKENIEGFGPARPLPGNTNKDEAERAANRRVVIILK; encoded by the coding sequence ATGAGAATTGGTCGCGTACAACTGGGACCCGGAGCCATCATTTTAATTTTAGCTTTAATGGGAGGTCTGGTTTATGTGGGACTCCAACAATTAGGCATCCTTGAAAAGCTCAGTTCAAATTCAAATCAAAACAAAAACGGCACGGCGGGACAAATTTTAGATAAACCCGAAGACCTCAGCAAAATTGCGCTGGGCAATCTCCCCCCGTCTTCGGTTTCGCCGCCAACCCGCACCAACGATAATCCGCCGGTAAAAATTGGCATCTGGACTTGGCAGACCGTCAGCGGTCTGATTGATGCCGTCGGTGGACCCGGCAAATCCGGCGACCATCTCGATAGTTGTTTGTGTCAGGCAGGAATTACCAATACCGAACTCATCGTTGAAAACGATACCTCGAAACAGGTGCAGGCACTCGCCGCAGGGCAAATGCAACTGGTGACGACAACCGGTGATCAAGCAGCGGTTGACATCAATGGCGCAAATCAATTGTTGCGCGGCAACAAAGCCAAGGTCATCTGGTCGAGCGGGTATTCATTTGGTGAAGATTGTTTGATGGGACCTGAATCGTGGAAAAAAGACCCGCAACTGGCGCGCGGCGCACTGGTCGTCACCGCTGTGCCGTATTGCGACTGGAACGTCACCGTCAACTGGGCTGCCGATAACCAGATTCCCGTAAATGCCGATGAGCAGGTTTATGACCCCGACGCGATTAATTTCGTTAATGCCACAGACCATATTGAAGCGGCTACGAAATTCACCCAAAACGCCAAGGTCAATCTGCGCAATAAAGCGACCGGCAGAACCGAAGCTTATGAAATCAATGCCGTCGCCACCTGGACACCCGGCGACGTGATGGCTGTCAAAGGTCGCCCGGCAGTCAATTACAAAGGCGTCAATGAAAAGTTGCAGAAGATTGTTTCGACCAAGGAATACAGCTACATGATGCCGCAAATTCTTTTCGGCAATGCAGACTGGCTCAATCAGCATCGCGAATATGTGAAAACGCTGTTGCGTTGCATCGCGCGCTCGAATGAAAAAATCAAAACCGACCCGGATTATTTCAAAAACCGCGTTGCTCCATTGAATGCGGTGGTCTTCAACATGGAAGGCATGGGACCGACATTCTGGAATACCTATTTCAATAACACGGTTGAAAACGGTGTGCCGCTTGGCGGTTCGCGCGTCAACAACATCGCCGAAGTGCGCCATCTTTTCGGCATGGACAGCAACACGCCGATTGCCAATACGATTTTCGGCATCACCTATTCAGACCACGCCAAACGCTTGAGGAAATTGCTGCCCGACAGACTCTCAAATTATGCGACGGTTGAGCAGGTGGTGGATACGAGTTTCATTCGCGACATTACCGATGAACGCAGCACCACAGGCGTTTACACGGCGAGTTTCGACCAGGGGCAAAGTCAAGGCAAAGTCGTGCAGGCAAATTTCCAAATCAGATTTGACAGCGGTTCGGCGAAAATCAAACCTTCAGAGATGGCTCAATTGCAGGAAATCCGTAGCCTGCTCATTCGCGCCAGCGATACCAAAGTATCTATTGAAGGGCACACCGATAGTGTCGGCGATTTTGCCACCAATGTGCAATTGTCACTGGCGCGCGCCAATTCGGTCTGGCAGTGGTTGAAAGATTCCGACACGACCGGCGTCAACATCAGCGACCGGCGCAAAGAGAATATCGAAGGCTTTGGCCCGGCGCGTCCCTTGCCCGGCAATACCAACAAAGATGAGGCGGAACGCGCCGCCAATCGCCGCGTCGTGATAATCTTGAAGTAG